AACGAAGTACGGGATATTATTTCTCATCGCTACTCGAGCTGCTATATCAGCTAACTTCGATGGGGATCTAACAATAATTAAGTCAAACCCTAATAATTCCTGATTAAAATCAACATCTAATAAACCAAATATTATTTGATTTCGACTACCTACAATTTTTACATTTACTGATGAATCTATTATTGAAGTGGATCGAGGAGCAATCCCTTTATCCTTACCGTCCATTCCAAACAAGGTAATTTCTCCAAAATATTTTTGATATCTCTCGAGAACAAAATTTATACCATTATCAATTTTATAATCTTTTCCATCATAAAAAATTCTAGCGGATGTTACAATTGCCGTTTTCATATTTACTAATTCCTATTATTGGTTATTACTTGCAATGTGCTTCTCATTAAGTTCTTTCTTTATTTGACTAGTACTGATTTCTGGTGTTCGGGACAAATAGACAACTTCAACACCTTTCTGTGTTAAATAGTCGAATTTTCCCTTCCAGTCATCACCAATCACAAAGGTATCAATATGAAAATCATTAACATCGGTCATTTTTTGTTCCCAGCTTAATTCAGGTATAACTAAATCAACATATCTAATCGATTCTACTAACAATTTCCTTTTTTCATATGAAAAATAACATTTCTTATTTTTTTCTTCAAAATTAAATTCATCTGTGGAAATAGCAACAATTAAGTAATCTCCTAATTCTTTTGCTCTTCGAAGTAAATTGATGTGCCCGTAATGTAATAAATCAAATGTTCCGTATGTAATAACACGTTTCATAAATTGAATCCCTCGCTTATTCTAATAATTTTTCATATAAATAATCAATTGTTTTTTCTGTAGCATTTCCAAAAAAATTAACATAGTTTTTTCGAAAAGCTACAGTACGTAATTTTTCAGCATCGTAATCCATTTTTTTTATTATTTCAATTAATTCATCCTCATTAGATGAACCATTTATAAATTTTCTAATATCAAAATACAGACCCCTTTCACTACTGTATTTTTCAAAGTCATAAGTATAATGGAACATCGGCTTTCCAGTTATTGAAAAATCAAAAAAAACACTTGAATAATCTGATACCAGGCAATCAGCAATGGAGAATAAATCATTCAAAACTGGATAGTTTGTAACATCTATGATTTGAGTCGAGCCACTAAAATCTAACACTCGTGATACCTCATAATGAGCTCTGATTAGTATTACATACTCCTCCAATTCGCGTATCCATTTACTACTATTAAAAGGTGGGGCCATCAAGATTCCTGTGGTAATATTTCTTTCATACTCACGAAACGTTGGACAGTATAAGATTATCTTTTTGTTACTTTTTATACCTAATTCTCTTTTGATGGCATTAATTTTATCCTTATTAATATTTTGTAACATATCATTTCTTGGCAAACCCACTTCAAGAAATACTTTATGAGGTAGATTAAACGAGCGAGAAAAAATTTCAGTCTCATAGTAACTTTGAGATAACATAATATCAGTATTATTTTTCCCAATAATAGCAAAAGATTTATTATCAGAGGGTAAGTCACTTCCCATAAACTTAATCGGTGTACCATGCCAAGTATTTAAATAGATAGTATTATTTTTCTTGAAATTTAGACCTCTCTCCATTGAGGAGTTTGTTATCCAAACTTTAGCAGACCCAGCGACAATAAAATACTTTAGTGAATCTGTTTTTACTTTCTTTACATTAATATTATTAAAATCTTCTGGTTTATGAAATGCCCAAACTAACTCATAATTTTTAAAACGATTATCAAGTTTTATTTTTTCGTATAGTACCCTAGGACTATCATCAAAATTTCTACCCGCAAAAGAATTAAATAATATTAAATTATTATTTCTAGGAATAAAAAATAGAAAACTTTTAATTAAAAAACTCATTAGATAATAGTAGAAATAATAAATAACTTTATTATACTTTAATAAATATATGATTTTCTTTTTCATTAATCTCAATCCGTATCTTTCTTCAAATAAGTATGATACTTATTAAAAAAACAATATTATTGAAAACTATTTCATTATTAATAATATTTTTTTCAATATCATTCGAAAATGTACAGCCATTATCCAATAATTATGGAATTATCAGTACAAAGTATTTATATTAGAGGAAAACTGATAACCTGCACACTTACTTAGAAAAGCTTAGAAGTATTTTTTTTAACATAGAACTTTAGTAATTCTTTACAAATATTATCTTTAGAATATTTATTACTGAGAACACGAGACTGTTTAGAAAATTTGATATATTCTTCTCTATTATTCATTAAATAATTGATTTTGTTTACAAATGTGTCCAAATTCATTGAGAGAATTCTATACCCATTAACACCATCAGTAACTAAGTCACGATTCCCTCTGCAATCTGTTACTATTATAGGTAAACCAGTCGCCATTGATTCAATAATATTGACTGGTAGTCCTTCTCTCTTTGAACTAGATAATGCTATATCAGAAGCTTTTAGTAAGTCAGGGATATCTTTTCGGTATCCAAAGAATAAAATATTTTTTCCAAGTTTTTTTTCCTTAACAAGCTGTTTTAATTTAGATTCAAAAGGACCACTACCAACAATTAATAGGATAGCATCGTTTCGTTGTCTGCAAAGTGATTCCATCATATTAACTAATATTTGTTGATTTTTATTCGCATTTAATTCTCCAATACAAATTAAATACCTCTTGTCTTGTTCCAACCCCAACTTTTGTCTTACAATTTTTTTTTCTTCGGCAGATGCTGGATAAAATTTCTCCAAATCAATACCAACACCAGGAAGTAATTGTAGATGTTTCATCCTAAACTTATTTTGTGCAATAGTATAGTCTTCAATGTTGATTGTTATCAATGTATCTGTATAACGTGAAAGTATTTTTTCGATTGGATAATATAATAGCCAATTTAACAGGGGACCGCCCTTAAGAAAATGAAATCCGTGGGCGGTATAGAATACTTTCGTATTTTCTAAGCCTCTACATGCCAAACGCACAACAGCAGATGCTATTGGTGTGTGTGTGTGAACAATATCGTACTCTTCCTGCCTAACCAATTGTCTTACCTGCTGAATTAAGGCAACGAAATCATTCTTAATTAGACTTCTATTAAATTGTAATTCAAAAAATTCTCTTGTGTTATTTATCAATTCCTGACTTAATGGTTGTTCGAGTTTACATGCAATATCAACCGTATGACCAGCTTTTTTTAATTCGTCTATATGAGGAACTAAAAAAGAATTTAATGTATTTGAAATTGTTGTAACGTAAAGTATTTTCATCAATTAACCTTCCTACAAGGATTCCCAACATAGGTTCCCGAACGATCAATGGAGTAAATGACAACTCCACCTGCTCCTACGATTACTTCTTTACAAATCGAAATAGATTGAATAATAGTGCTTCCAATTCCTAGCCACGAACCGTGACCAATTGAGACATTTCCCGCAATATGACAACCCGGTGAGAGATGTACAAAATCTCCAAGTTTACAATCATGATCAACTGAAGATGCAGTGTTTATTATACAACCTCTCCCAATTGTTACATCTGAATTTATTACTGCACCAGCCATAATAACTGTACCAGCATGAACATCAACTCGTCTTGAAATTACAGCTGAGGGATGAATCAAAGTCGCAATTCTATCTTGAGGCAACATACATTGTTTACTAGCTCTAATTTTGTTATCACCAATTGCTACAATGAATTCAAAGTCAGATAATTCTTCAATGATTTGTGACGTACCTACAATTGGATAACCTGCGCATTCACCAGTAGAATAATCATCTAAAAATACAATTTCATTGTAGCCATTTTTTTCAGCAATATCAGCAACTACTTTTCCATGACCACTAGCTCCAATAATCGCAAGTTTTTTCATTTGTTTCCTTTAAATTCTTCCATTGTTACCGACTCAGTTGAGGAAATTCCATTTCTTTGTAATACAGCTCGGATCGTTTGAAGAATAATTCTAACATCACCAAAAAAGGTAACATTTTTTACATATTCAACATCCTTCACAAATTTTTCTTCCCAACTTAAAGAATTTCGACCATTAGCTTGAGCATAGCCTGTCAATCCAGGCCTAACCTCATGTCTTCTTGCTTGCTCTTCGGAGTATAATGGTAAGTATTTGGCCAGTAAAGGTCTTGGACCTACTATACTCATATCCCCCTTCAATATATTAAAGAGTTCAGGCAGTTCATCTAAACTAGTAGATCTAAGCCACTTCCCAAATGAAGTTAGTCGGACTTTATCTGGCAATAGTTGACCACGCTCATCTTTTTCATCAGTCATCGTCCGAAACTTATACATTTTGAAAATCTTTTCATCTTTGCCCGGTCTTTCTTGCTTAAACAAGACTGGTGAACCTAATTTAAAATATACTAGAATACAAACCAGAAAAATGATCGGAGATAACAAAACAAGCGCTATTAAAGACAGGGTAAAATCTATCAAACGTTTAAAATATTTTTCGTATAATCCTTTATTCATTTTTCCTAATTTCTATTCAAAGCAAGCTTTTATGGTTTCAATAATGATATCCTGTTCCTCTACAGTCATTTTATTATCACTAGGAAGGCATAAACCTCGTTCAAAAAGGTCTGTTCCTACATCTGAATAGTCCCCTTGAATGTAGGCATTTGTTTGAGCTCTGCCATTTCCATTCTTTGTAACAAATGGATTCATTCTAAAAATCGGTTGAGTATGCATCGGTTTCCAGATTGGGCGACCTTCCGCATTGATTGTATTTAATGCATCTAGTATTTCTGACGGAGTTGTTTTCCCTTTCTCAGATGTGTAGAGGACATCATTGTCCGAACGCACCTGTTTTGCCATGGATTCTGGATTAATAGTCAAACAAGATAACCAATAATTCGGTACTGAATTACATGAATCAAATGGATTCAGTTTGATTGGTAATCCCTTCAATCCTTCTTGGTAACGTTCGTAAATGGCTTTTTTCTGTGCAATATGGTCATCTAAATAGGGCATCTGTCCACGAACAACACCAGCTATAACATTACTCATTCGATAATTGTAGCCAATTTCTTCGTGTTGGTACCAAGCAGCCTGTTCACGAGCTTGCGTTGACCATTTTCTAACTTTATTAGCTGCATTCAAATCATTTGTCAATAAGGCTCCACCACTAGATCCCGTAATAATTTTATTTCCATTAAAAGAAATAATAGAATGGCGTCCAAAGGTTCCTGTTTGTTTCCCCTTATAAGTTGCACCCAGAGATTCCGCCGCATCTTCGACTAAAATTGCTCCGTGTTTATCACAAATGGATTTAATTTCATCAATCTTTGCTGGCACTCCATACAAGTGGACCAATACTACAACTTTGACATTCGGATAGAGTTCAAATGCTTTCTCCAATGCATCCGGATCCATATTCCAAGTATCATACTCAGAATCAATAAAAACCGGTATCCCACCCTCGTATGTGATAGGATTCACAGTGGCTGAAAACGTAACATCCGAACAAAAAACATAGTCGCCACTCTTTATTCCAGCCAATTTCATAGCTAAATGTAAAGCAGATGTTCCAGATGAAAGTGCAACTACTTGTTCACTGTTTGTATATTCCTTTACCATTTCTTCTAGAGCATAGATATTTGAGCCAGCCGTTGTCATCCAATTGGTGTCAAAGGCTTCCTTCATGTACTCTAATTCATCACCATGCATGGTTGGCGAAGCAAGCCAAACCTTATTCTTAAAGGGTTCTACTTCTCTTGAAAAATCAAATGCCATTTTATCTTATCTCCCTTGATAACGTGTATTTACTTAATCCTAAAATACTCCAAATACTGCTTGTATCGATCCTGTGCAGCTTAGCCACGAAAAGAACATACTTTATCTCATCTCCAATGATAAAAGGAACATACCCATGCTTGAGACCTTCCTTAACCAGAATCAGTCGGCCCACTCGACCATTACCATCTTGAAGAGGGTGGATAGGTTCAAAACGAACATGAAAGTGAAGACTATCCTCAATTGGTCTCATAAACATACCGTGTCTGGTCATACGTCAGTTTTCTACCTTCTAACTGGTTTGAGTTGAAAGCCAGCTCTTTCTGAACCTTATGGTAAAGACTATCTTGACACTGTTTTCTTTTCTCTCAATAACGTATGACCCACCTCATGAACGTATTTCAACCTTCCTAGAATCTAAATATTATGTAAACTCTAGGAAAGTAAAAATAACTTTTACTTTCTTAATCTTGTCGTGCAAAGTCAATTAGGGTTTTCTTCAATTCGGTCTTATCCAGGGACAGTAGGCGACTGATGAAGTCTTGGACTTTTTCCTTATCTTGATTGGTCACCCGACCAACGAAGATCTTTTCGTAAACTTGTTCACTGATCCGCTCTTCTGTTGACAAGAGCTCCTCGTAGAGCTTTTCACCAGGACGAATCCCAGTCTCTACAATTTGAATCTCTTCTTCCGTGTGTCCACTGAGTTTGATGACTTTACGGGCCAAGTCCAATATGTGTACAGGCTCACCCATGTCCAGGACAAAGACCTCGCCACCATTGGCCATGTAGCCAGCCTGGATGACCAATCGACTGGCCTCCGGAATGGTCATAAAGTAGCGGGTCATGCGGAAGTCCGTGACCGTCACTGGCCCACCTTTCTTGATCTGTTCCTTGAAGAGCGGAACCACACTACCCCGACTACCTAATACATTCCCAAATCGGACAGCTACAAACTGGGTCTTACCGTCTCCATTCAAGCCGGTTACAATCATTTCAGCCACACGTTTGGTCGCTCCCATAACATTGGGTGGATTGACCGCCTTATCCGTTGATACCATGACAAATTTGTTAACACCTGCTTCTTTTGCAGCCTCTGCCACATTCTTGGTCCCAAAGATATTGTTTTTAACCGCTTCATGTGGATTGAACTCCATCAGAGGAACATGCTTATGTGCCGCTGCATGATAGACAACGTGGGGCTGGAATTCCTTCATGACCGAGAACATCAAGTCTCTGTCTTGGATATCGGCTATTACAGGAATGAGTTCTACTTCTGCACCATAGAGACTCACCATCTCCTGATGAATCAGATAGATCGAATTTTCCCCGTGACCCACCAAAATCAGACGATCCGGCTTGAACCGTGCCACCTGTCTACACAGCTCCGAACCGATAGAACCTCCGGCTCCAGTAACCAAGACCGTCTTATCCTTGAAATAACTGCGTAATTTTTCCTGATCCAAGACCACTTCAGGGCGGCCCAACAGATCTGCAATATCAATCTCCTTGAGGGAGCTAACTGAGATATTGCCCGCAACGATGTCCTCTATACTAGGCATGGAATTGACCTTAACGTTCACTGAATTACAGATCTCGACTAAGGATTCTCGCTCTTTACCGGGTAATGATGGAATAGCGATGGTGACTTGTTCAATCTCCAAATCCTTGACCAAGGCTGGTATGTCGTTGCGATTTCCGATTACCTTAACGTTGCGAATATAGCTATTGAGCTTACTTGGATCCGCATCCACAATACCTACCAATTCAAAATCCAATTTTCGTTCGATAACTGTATTGATGAAAAGCTGTCCTCCGTCACCGGCACCAACAACCAGAGTACGAACTGGCCGTCGTGTATTTGACTTGGACTTAGACTTTCTATCATGGATGGCACGCCAAGTTAGACGGGGTACCACCATCAAGACAAAGGTCAAAATACTTGAAGTGAGAATAAAGCGATAGGAAAACGTTTGCCATAGGTAGAAGGATGAGAGCAAGAGAAAGCCATAAGCCATCGCTACGCTCAATCCAATCTTAAAGAGCGACTCATAGTCAGTGTAGCGTGTAATGAGTGAAAAGACTTTCAGGTAAATAGATAGGGCTAGGTAGACAATGGTCACTAGAACAAATCCAACTTTCAGCTGTTCATTCGGCATGTCTATAATAACCCCTAAAAAGAGCTTACTCAATACAAAGGATAGGGCAATCGACACGAGATCGAATCCCAATAAAATAATTCGTTTTATTGATCGTGACATATCTCTCAATTACCGATTGATTCGGGCTATTTCTTTCCGTAGTTTCCATAATTGCCATAGGCACCATAAGCACCGTATGAACCGTATTTTTCCAACTTGGTGTCAAATTTATTTAAGATAACACCAAGGAATGGAGTCCCTGTTTGCTCGAGTTGTTCTTTGACTTTTTGTAGAGCTTTCCGTTTGATTCTTCCAGCTTCTGCCACTGTCAGTACGGCATCACACTTTTGAGCAATGATGGCTGCATCAATGACCATACCAAGTGGCGGACAGTCGACGATGACATAGTCAAAATAGCGACGAAGGGTCGCAAGGAGGTTTTCGAAATTCTTGCTTTGCAAAAGAGCTGTCGGGTTAGGCGATACCTTCCCTGCCTCGATGACGGTCAAATTTGGAATGTCTGTATCACAGAGTCCTTGGGAAAGGTCCGTCGTTCCTGCCAAATAGTCCGTCAAGCCCGTAATCTTGGTTTTTGGCTTAAAGAAGCCAGACATGACGGAATTTCGAATATCGGCATCCACCAATACAGTCTTATAGCCCGCACGCGCATAGGCCACTGCTAAACTGACTGAAGTGGTTGACTTACCTTCATTGGATTGAGCAGACGTAATGGCCACTACCTTGATATTCTCCCCACTCAACTGGATGTTGGTTCGGATTGCATTGAAATACTCTTCCGTCTTCTTTAAGAATACTTTTTTATTTCCTGATGTTTCTAATACTGCCATGGTTCTCTCCTATTTCAATTTGGCTACATCTGGTACTACACCAAGCAATGGTAAGCCCATTTTTTCTTCAATGTCCTCTGGGCGTTTGATGCGATCATCCAAGACTTCTTTCACCAAAACCAAGGCTACTGCAAGAAAAGCACCAACCAGGAAGCCAAAGACAATATTGCGTTTTGTATTTGGAGTCGACGCTGTTTTTGCTGGTCGAGCCTCTTCGAGTGTTGTTACATCACTAACCTTGGTAACGTCGATGATTTTCTGGGCAGCTACTGTACGAAGGCCGTTGGCTATGCGCGCCGCTTCATTGGCATCCGCATCACGGACTGTGATCGACACGATACGTGTATCAACTGGAATGCTGACAGATACCTTGCTGGCCAAATTTGATGTGAGTTTTAGTTCTTCTGTTACCGTAGAGAGAACATCCTGGGATAGGATAATTTCCTTATAGTCTTTTACCAGATAGGTACCCGCTTGGAGTTCTTGTGCCGTCAAGTTTTGACCACCATCAGCCACCTTATTGACCACGTAGATTCGAGTGGTGCTATTATACTGTGGTGTCACTACGAAAACGGAGTAGGCAAATGCCACGGATACACCCAACAGGGCACTCAGAAGGATTAAAAACTTATTCCGCCATAGATTTTTCAATAGATATAGAACGTCAATTTCCATAACATTCGATTCTTGGTTGTTCATACTGTCTCCTAAAGTTTAAAGTTTATTTTGCATAAGGGCAATTGGGTTTTCTATAAGCAAGACCTTGGCACGGTCTCGCCCGTACTCCTTCTCAATGAGTTGGAAGGCCTGGTCCATATAGGGTGGCCGACTGCTTATATTGTGCATGTCACTTGCCACAAAGTGCACCAGGTCGTTGTCTAAGAAGTATTGGGCCCGTTGTTTATAAGCTTTGTGCCGATCTCCAAATAGTTTGGGTTTCAAGACACTAGTACTATTGATCTGCATATAGGCACCCATGGCGATGAGATCTGCAACTTTTCCACCTTCACCTGCCAAAGCATCGTATCGTTCGATATGGGCGAGAATGGGAGTCAAGCCCAACCGCAAGATGTCACCCACAGCTTCCTGAATTTTTTTGTAGCTAGTTGACCCGCTAAATTCAATCAAGACGCTGCTAGAATTTCCATAGGTCGGTAGTTCTTTTCGTTCCAACTTTTCAATTACACCATCCGTGAAATAAATTTCCGCCCCATAAAAGAGAAACAAATCGTCCGAGATGGTTTTTGCCAGTGCTTGAACTTCTTTAAAGTGCTTAAAGATTGTCTCTTCTGGCGTTTCAAACATGCCTTTTCGGCGATGAGAGGTGGCTACGATACCACGCACCCCTTGTTGATAGCTGAGCTTTAAGAGCTCCAAACTTTCTTCTGCAGTTTTTGGACCATCGTCCACACCAAATATGATATGTGAATGAATATCTAACATCCTATTCTCCTGACATGACTGCCTGCATAGCCGCTTTCATTTGGTTGAGGCTATCTGGATTAACCTCCATCATATACAATTGATAACCTGGCATTGCATAAGAAGGCAAGAGACCTGTACTTCCAGTACCCTGCAAGGCTTGGGATTGAACTGTGTAACTGCCACTGCTTTCCATCTGGGTATTGACCAATTTCATCATGGTTTCCAAACTCATATTGGTCTGGATCGAATCTTGTAGGTTGTTGATGATGGATTGGTAATTGGTTAAATTTTCAGGTCTGCTTAATTTTTGAATGAGAGCCGCAATGACTTTCTCCTGGTTTTTTCCACGGTCATTGTCGCCGCCCTGTAGCGAATAGCGTTCGCGTACAAACATTAAAGCTTTTTCAGAATCCAAATGGATGGTTCCGACAGGGAAATCATGACTCCCTCTGGTAAAGGCCTGGTCGTTGACAATATCTACCCCTCCTACGAGGTCAATTAATTTTAGGAAGGAGGTAAAGTTCACACGCGCATAGTAATGAATATCAATGTCATAAAGATTTTCCAAGGTATGCATGGAAGCTTCTACCCCGTAAACCCCTGCGTGGGTCAATTTGTCTTTTTGATTTTGCCCACCATCTGCAATCGCAACATAGCTATCACGAGGGGTGGTGGTTAAGAGTACCTGTTTGGTCGCCTGATTGATGGTCATGATGATATTGACATCCGAACGGGAAACGGTCGAGATTGGCCCATAGGTGTCAATGCCGCTGATATAGATGTTCAAGACATCACCAGTCGGTTGGTTGACTGCTGTTTCAACCTTTTTTGTCAAGGTGAAACTGTAGATCTTTTTGACCTTGGTGTCAAAGTCTGGATCTTCCGCAGAGAGAATATCTGCAAAGACTCCGTTCAAGACCATGGCCTGACTCTCACCAGCAAGCATCTTCTGATAAGCATCCAGATAGGAATCCGTTTTGGTTGGTGTCAGAGATAGGTTTTTTGTCTGAGACAGGTTGTCCAACAAGGCTTGGATATTGTCACCGTCATTTCCGGTAGGTGCCAACAATTCGGTCACTTGACTGACATCCGAGACCTGGCTATCTGCAGGAACCAGAACACTCATCTCATATTCAGAATAGGTGGCGTTTGAATTCAACTTGTTCGAAAGGTTGACGATACTCTGGACTCCATAGAGACCGACAGAACTAACGACAAGGCCTAGAATAAGCAGGAATGCGGTCACTACTTTAGCTCTTTTTCCTAAAATAAGGAACAAACAAACAAGTCCCAAGAAAATGGCTAACCCAGCCAGGACCAGGTTGAGATTGCGAAAGGCAAGAATGTCATACCGAAACACTTGATACAGTAAGATACCAACTGCACCTGTGTAGAGGATGAGCAAGGCTAAGTTTGCCCAATGCAGCTGGTTTCTTCGGGATGATTTTTTTGTTCGACTCATGGTATTTTAACCCTTTCATTCAAAACTGTAACATTACTATTATATCACAAGTTCTGTACCTCTTCTAACAAATTACTGCCCTAAGATTATAATTTTGTTACAAAACGCACATAAAACGGTTTTCAATTGACCTTTCTGACAAAAACTAGATTCAATTGATCGGAAAGTTCTGCCTGATAAGAAAATCCATCAACGGTAACCTGTTGAAGAGCTACCAATTCAGTAATCCCTTGCTTGGCCATCACAGAAACAAGGCGTCCTCTGCCCTTTTTTGAAATGGTTGAGTGTATCCTTCGTTTGCCATCCTTTTCCTCCATAAAGGTCACCCGGACTAGTTTTTTCTGAATCTGGGGAGAAAATACCTGTTCAAATTCAGAAGAAGCGAGGGATAGGATCCAGTCTTCTTCTTCAACGACTTTGTCAAAGGCCGGTCGCCAGTATTGCTTGAGGGATTTCCCTTCCACTTTGATCCCTGCTTGAAAATCAAGCCGATGGGGAGAAATAAGGTGGTCCGGGCTGATGAGCCCATACAAGGCTGTAGCTAGGAGGACATGTTTTTTTAGATAGACCTCCTCATCTATTGTCAGGTCTCTTCGGTCCATATACCGGTACATCAATCCGTCGTACAACAACCAGGCTGGATAGGTTTTAGCTTGCTTGGCTTCAATCCGCTTCCAGCGATCCAACTCCAATCCAGCACGGTCATGAGAGATTTTATAAAAGGAAGCTAATTCTTCCTGCTGGAATTGGCTACAGGTTTGAGCGACCGCTAAACTGGTTGGGTCCAAGGGCTGAAAGGAATGGTTTTCAATAGTGGTATTGAGTTCTTTTGCATTTGGAAGTATGATTTTCATATTTCTAGTATACCACGAATGCTAGGGGCTGACACTTGAAAACACGCGCCACTTGTTCACAGAACAGTTTTATACTATACTAGGACCATAGATCTGTAGGGGGACAGTTGATGAGTAAATACAGGGACATCGTTGAAGACATCCTAGACGGAATCGAACGACAAGACTATAAGCGGGGAGAAAAACTACCTTCCATTCGCCAATTAAGTCTGCAGTACGAGTGCAGCAAGGATACTGTTCAAAAGGCTATGCAGGAACTCAAGTATCAAAACAAGATTTATGCGGTCGAAAAAAGTGGCTACTATGTTTTGGATGACCACGACATTTTAGAAGAGCCCATTGATCTGGATCTGACTGATTTTGAAGAACTGCCTTATGAGGACTTCCGTATTTGTTTACACCAAAGTTTGATTGGCCGTGAAAATTACCTCTTCAATTATTACCATCAGCAAGCCGGTTTGACAGAATTAATCACATCTGTTCAACAGCTCCTAATGGACTACCATGTCTATAGCCGAAAAGACCAATTGGTTATCACTGCTGGAAGTCAACAAGCCCTCTATATCCTGAGCCAATTGGATTTCGGTCCCGATCGAACCCATATCCTCATTGAGTCTCCTACTTATACTCGTATGGAGGAATTGATTCGCCAACAAGGCCTACCTTACCTGACCATCCAACGTAGTATGGAAGGGATTGACTTGGACCGACTGGAAGGTCTTTTTCAGACTGGAACGATAAAATTTTTCTATACCATTCCACGTTTGCATAACCCACTGGGGACAAGCTACGATAGAAAAACCATGGAGAGGATCGTTCAACTTGCCAAGCGCTATCAGGTCTATCTCATCGAAGATGACTACTTGGCTGATTTTGATGGAAACCGTCAACTACCCTTACATTACCTTGACAAGAACGACTTTGTCGTCTATATCAAGTCTTTCTCACCAACCTTATTTCCAGCTCTACGGATAGGTGCCGTTAGCCTGCCTCCCCTTCTCCTCAATGCTTTTTTAACTTATAAAGGATTGATTGACTACGATACCAACCTGATCATGCAAAAAGCACTTTCTTTGTATATCGATAATGGGATGTTCGCTCGTAACACGCAGCTGCTGCGGGAGCAATCCTTAAATGAAGAAGTTCAAATACAAAATTTGATCAAAAAATATCCTCTTGCTTATCCCTATCAGGTAGTGCGTGACCAGTTAATCATTCAATTTCCAGATAATCCGAGAACTGCAAGACTTGAAGGACGATACCAGCTTATCCGTAACGGTACCTTTGCCTATCTTCTCCTCCGTCTCCA
The sequence above is a segment of the Streptococcus suis genome. Coding sequences within it:
- a CDS encoding polysaccharide biosynthesis protein, whose product is MSRSIKRIILLGFDLVSIALSFVLSKLFLGVIIDMPNEQLKVGFVLVTIVYLALSIYLKVFSLITRYTDYESLFKIGLSVAMAYGFLLLSSFYLWQTFSYRFILTSSILTFVLMVVPRLTWRAIHDRKSKSKSNTRRPVRTLVVGAGDGGQLFINTVIERKLDFELVGIVDADPSKLNSYIRNVKVIGNRNDIPALVKDLEIEQVTIAIPSLPGKERESLVEICNSVNVKVNSMPSIEDIVAGNISVSSLKEIDIADLLGRPEVVLDQEKLRSYFKDKTVLVTGAGGSIGSELCRQVARFKPDRLILVGHGENSIYLIHQEMVSLYGAEVELIPVIADIQDRDLMFSVMKEFQPHVVYHAAAHKHVPLMEFNPHEAVKNNIFGTKNVAEAAKEAGVNKFVMVSTDKAVNPPNVMGATKRVAEMIVTGLNGDGKTQFVAVRFGNVLGSRGSVVPLFKEQIKKGGPVTVTDFRMTRYFMTIPEASRLVIQAGYMANGGEVFVLDMGEPVHILDLARKVIKLSGHTEEEIQIVETGIRPGEKLYEELLSTEERISEQVYEKIFVGRVTNQDKEKVQDFISRLLSLDKTELKKTLIDFARQD
- a CDS encoding tyrosine-protein kinase, translated to MAVLETSGNKKVFLKKTEEYFNAIRTNIQLSGENIKVVAITSAQSNEGKSTTSVSLAVAYARAGYKTVLVDADIRNSVMSGFFKPKTKITGLTDYLAGTTDLSQGLCDTDIPNLTVIEAGKVSPNPTALLQSKNFENLLATLRRYFDYVIVDCPPLGMVIDAAIIAQKCDAVLTVAEAGRIKRKALQKVKEQLEQTGTPFLGVILNKFDTKLEKYGSYGAYGAYGNYGNYGKK
- a CDS encoding Wzz/FepE/Etk N-terminal domain-containing protein — protein: MNNQESNVMEIDVLYLLKNLWRNKFLILLSALLGVSVAFAYSVFVVTPQYNSTTRIYVVNKVADGGQNLTAQELQAGTYLVKDYKEIILSQDVLSTVTEELKLTSNLASKVSVSIPVDTRIVSITVRDADANEAARIANGLRTVAAQKIIDVTKVSDVTTLEEARPAKTASTPNTKRNIVFGFLVGAFLAVALVLVKEVLDDRIKRPEDIEEKMGLPLLGVVPDVAKLK
- a CDS encoding tyrosine protein phosphatase, with protein sequence MLDIHSHIIFGVDDGPKTAEESLELLKLSYQQGVRGIVATSHRRKGMFETPEETIFKHFKEVQALAKTISDDLFLFYGAEIYFTDGVIEKLERKELPTYGNSSSVLIEFSGSTSYKKIQEAVGDILRLGLTPILAHIERYDALAGEGGKVADLIAMGAYMQINSTSVLKPKLFGDRHKAYKQRAQYFLDNDLVHFVASDMHNISSRPPYMDQAFQLIEKEYGRDRAKVLLIENPIALMQNKL
- a CDS encoding LCP family protein, with amino-acid sequence MSRTKKSSRRNQLHWANLALLILYTGAVGILLYQVFRYDILAFRNLNLVLAGLAIFLGLVCLFLILGKRAKVVTAFLLILGLVVSSVGLYGVQSIVNLSNKLNSNATYSEYEMSVLVPADSQVSDVSQVTELLAPTGNDGDNIQALLDNLSQTKNLSLTPTKTDSYLDAYQKMLAGESQAMVLNGVFADILSAEDPDFDTKVKKIYSFTLTKKVETAVNQPTGDVLNIYISGIDTYGPISTVSRSDVNIIMTINQATKQVLLTTTPRDSYVAIADGGQNQKDKLTHAGVYGVEASMHTLENLYDIDIHYYARVNFTSFLKLIDLVGGVDIVNDQAFTRGSHDFPVGTIHLDSEKALMFVRERYSLQGGDNDRGKNQEKVIAALIQKLSRPENLTNYQSIINNLQDSIQTNMSLETMMKLVNTQMESSGSYTVQSQALQGTGSTGLLPSYAMPGYQLYMMEVNPDSLNQMKAAMQAVMSGE